The DNA region GTCCCATTCGCCGGTGCCAAGGAACTTTTGCACCCAGCGGCCCCAAGCTTCTTTCAAGGTATGACGGCTTCCGTCGGCATCAACGGCATCCACGCCATAAGGTCCTTCAAAAACATGCAAATCGCCTTCAAGCCAGCCTTCGCGAACGATAGCTTGAGCGGCGTTACGAGCTTGTTCCTGACTGGTGAAGAATCCCAAAGTCCGATGGGTTGGATATTTCAGATAATCCGGGTGGGGCAATCTTTCAATCTGAACCATATTGAACCTCCTTGTTCAGGTACGGATTTACTAATCGATGTTATTCAAACATTCCATCCATTGTGATGTTGGCTGCATTTCTCGCAGTCATTCTCAGCTGCTGATAGAAAGTTTTTTGGCACTGGCCTCTGACCAATGCATCCATGCCGCCGATCATGGCAGTATAGACTTCTTCAACAGTCAGAACCTGTGTCGACGTGATAACGCCGGAGTTCGGTGCTGTTGAACGCAACTTGCTCATAAAGTGATCGCGGGAATCACAGGACATCATGCCGATGACATCTGCCTGACGACTGCGGTTGTTAAGTGACTCAAGCATTTTATTAAAGCCCGGTCGGTACTTTTTGTAGTAACCCGCGTAGTTCACTTTATTGGTGCCAGGAACAAATTTAGGTGGCGCAAAATCAGGTCCACCGCCATTGCGGGAGTGGCCGAAATAGAAAGCTGCATCGGCATCCTGCAAAGCACGGTTGTAGAAGCCTTCCATGAAAGCTGTACGTTGTGCCTGTGTGGAAGAGCTGACATTGTTGTCCAGGTACTCAGATGCGGAAGCAAATTGAATTTCAACGCGCGCTCGCACTTGGCGGCCATGAACATTTAGCTCTTTAACAAATACGTATGGATTGTTGGAGGTTTCCTGTCTGAAGCGGCACAGTCCAAAGTTTCCTCTGCAGCGCCCAGTGATCAACTCACGAAGTGCGTAGTAAGCGCCGATATCAATCGATGGGCTGTAGCCGTAATTGCGGGCTCCGCTACGAACAGTTTTACCTGTTGTCCAGTCCAAGTAGCCCATCGCCACGCGAATATCGATAAGGCCATCATTCAGAATGCGACCGTAACGTTGTTCGCAGGCAGCGCGCTTGTCTGCTGGTAGGTTAGAGAGTCTGTCGTTGCCAAGGTTCGCAAGATTTTTCGCGTAGCTTTCGCCATAGGCTTCAAACGAGCTTTGATAAATATATCCACGTCGTGCTTCAGCCGCTAACGGCAAAAGCATTAGAAATATAATAAAGATTTTCTTCATGTAACTTTCCCCTCATTAAAAAGTCTATGAGGGGACTATCATGAAGCGCCAATTAAATGGATTTAATAATTGGTGTGGCCACGCGCTTCAGAAACGCCTCGACACTGGGCGCATACTCGCTGCGACAATCGCGCAGTCCAGTTAGATGCTCTGCTTCAGGGAGGTTTAGCTTCGTCCAGTTTAGGTTGTGATGGGGTTCGAATACTTCGTCGATGTGCTGAGGAGGAATTAGTTTGTCCTTCCAGCCGCGAATCGACAATAACGGAAAATTCTCAGGAAATTTTTCGAGTTGAGAGTGAATGTCTTTGTGAAAATGCAGGGACCAAAACACGCTGAGCGCCGCAGTAGCGGGAACTTTTAGTCCACTAAATAAAACTGGAAACTTGTAGTTGCGCACAAGCTTCCATACAGAAGGCAGAAATTGCGCCGTAGGTCCACTGTCACAAATCATCGCGATCGTATCGAAACAATGGCGTTTGGCCATCGCTTCAATCGCGGAGGCCGAGGGATTCGAGAAACTAAAAATGATTTTGTCGCCAGGGATCTCATTTAATAACTTTTCAATTTGAGCGGCGTAAACGTGCTTCACGCCCAAAGCTCCATCAGCAGTGATCGGCAGGCGTGTGATAAGATCCTTTGCTGTGCCATTCAGTTGAAAGGCAAAGGCATCAAAACCCAGGTCATTGACAAGCTTAATGTGGCGAAGAAGCTCGCGCTTCGATCCTTCGTAAAAGTGCACGAAGAAGATCAGTTCATTGTAACGTTTATTCTTGGAAAGATAGAATTCTCCCTCAAATGGGAACTCTGACTTCGCCAGCTCTGTATAGTCCATTTTTAAAGCATGGCAGACTTGATTCATTTTGTGAATGATAAGTTGAGTGCAAAAAAAAAGGGCTCCCTCGTCAGGAGCCCTTTTTAAGTTTTTGATCAATTCAGTTCTTAGTGTTTATGAACTGGATTCTTTGAAGGCCAAAGATCTGTCCAGTGAGCTGTACGACCTTCTGCCTGGTGAGTTTCACCCAAAGCATTTTCAGAAACGATGACTTTCTCAAGTGCTGTCTCTGCCAATACTTTACCGCAAGCCTCAACTACTGCATCAGCGTCGATGTGGTGGTAAGCGTAGATCTCTGATGGACGACCGCACTTGGAGTGCTTGATTACGCCCAAAGCTTCCTGACGAACACCGATGATAGAACCGATGTTATCAAGCATACCGATCTCACCGTCAGCAACTGATACGACTGGAACACGTTT from Bdellovibrio sp. GT3 includes:
- a CDS encoding alpha/beta hydrolase: MNQVCHALKMDYTELAKSEFPFEGEFYLSKNKRYNELIFFVHFYEGSKRELLRHIKLVNDLGFDAFAFQLNGTAKDLITRLPITADGALGVKHVYAAQIEKLLNEIPGDKIIFSFSNPSASAIEAMAKRHCFDTIAMICDSGPTAQFLPSVWKLVRNYKFPVLFSGLKVPATAALSVFWSLHFHKDIHSQLEKFPENFPLLSIRGWKDKLIPPQHIDEVFEPHHNLNWTKLNLPEAEHLTGLRDCRSEYAPSVEAFLKRVATPIIKSI